The following are encoded together in the Raineyella sp. LH-20 genome:
- a CDS encoding alpha/beta hydrolase: protein MVTRPVRPVVTVDPDAWGYRLHAVDGAHRAGSSSADAPSADTPVPDATVSDATASGATVSSVRPAPGARAVLLCHGFTSTPASLRLWAEGLAARGYDVAVPRLPGHGTTWQEMARTVWTDWYDRVEQEYVRLATDHDVVFVGGLSMGGALAVRLAEQHPEIPAVALVNPSLGTSDPTYVLLPVLSRLIGSIAGIASDIKKPGRREFAYDRTPLAAANSLRALWRDVTVHLDRLTAPTLLFRSTVDHVVDDTSLGVLRTAPCDLTVRMLEDSYHVATLDNDAPQIRTGTAAFFDRFVARR, encoded by the coding sequence ATGGTCACCCGCCCAGTCCGGCCGGTCGTCACCGTGGACCCCGATGCGTGGGGCTATCGCCTGCACGCGGTGGACGGAGCCCATCGCGCCGGCAGCTCGTCAGCCGACGCCCCCTCAGCCGACACCCCGGTGCCCGACGCCACGGTGTCCGACGCCACGGCGTCCGGTGCGACGGTGTCGTCCGTACGTCCGGCCCCGGGCGCCCGGGCGGTGCTGCTCTGCCACGGCTTCACCAGCACCCCCGCGTCGCTGCGTCTCTGGGCGGAGGGGCTCGCCGCCCGCGGCTACGACGTCGCGGTGCCGCGTCTGCCCGGCCACGGCACAACCTGGCAAGAGATGGCCCGGACCGTCTGGACCGACTGGTACGACCGCGTGGAGCAGGAGTACGTCCGGCTCGCGACTGACCATGACGTGGTGTTCGTCGGCGGTCTGTCGATGGGTGGGGCACTGGCCGTCCGGTTGGCCGAGCAGCATCCGGAGATCCCGGCCGTCGCCCTGGTCAACCCCTCGTTGGGCACGTCCGACCCGACGTACGTGCTGTTGCCGGTGCTGTCCCGCCTGATCGGCTCGATCGCCGGGATCGCGAGCGACATCAAGAAGCCGGGACGCCGTGAGTTCGCGTACGACCGTACGCCGCTGGCGGCGGCGAACTCACTGCGCGCGCTGTGGCGCGACGTGACCGTGCACCTGGACCGGCTGACCGCACCGACGCTGCTGTTCCGCTCGACCGTCGACCACGTGGTCGACGACACCTCGCTGGGCGTGCTGCGGACCGCACCGTGTGACCTGACCGTCCGGATGCTCGAGGACTCCTACCACGTGGCGACCCTCGACAACGACGCCCCGCAGATCCGGACCGGGACGGCGGCCTTCTTCGACCGGTTCGTCGCCCGGCGCTGA
- a CDS encoding lysophospholipid acyltransferase family protein, producing the protein MAYSLFKRLLFRPAIAGLWRPWVEGEENVPAVGPALMASNHISAGDTVMLPAMIRRRMVFPAKSEAFHGKDIKSRVVAWFLKAVGMHPMDRSGGRASAESLAEVSEVLGQGDLLGIYPEGTRSPDGRLYKGKTGVARLALASGAPVIPVAMINSQLVKGPFGIPLMRKPGIRIGRPLDFSEYRGRDNDREVLRWITDRVMAAIVELSGQEYVDVYGTSVKSGNFTPEQLAAKVQARPGIGARKPPIEVPGPASQG; encoded by the coding sequence ATGGCGTACTCACTCTTCAAGCGGCTGCTGTTCCGCCCGGCGATCGCCGGGCTGTGGCGGCCGTGGGTCGAGGGCGAGGAGAACGTCCCCGCGGTGGGGCCTGCGCTGATGGCGAGCAACCACATCTCGGCCGGAGACACCGTCATGCTGCCGGCGATGATCCGCCGCCGGATGGTCTTCCCGGCCAAGTCCGAGGCCTTCCACGGCAAGGACATCAAGTCCCGGGTGGTCGCCTGGTTCCTCAAGGCCGTCGGCATGCACCCGATGGACCGCTCCGGCGGTCGGGCCAGCGCCGAGAGCCTCGCCGAGGTCTCGGAGGTGCTCGGCCAGGGTGACCTGCTCGGCATCTACCCGGAGGGCACCCGCTCGCCCGACGGCCGGCTCTACAAGGGCAAGACCGGCGTCGCCCGCCTGGCGCTGGCGTCCGGTGCCCCGGTGATCCCCGTCGCGATGATCAACTCGCAGCTCGTCAAAGGCCCCTTCGGCATCCCGCTGATGCGCAAGCCCGGGATCAGGATCGGCCGGCCGCTCGACTTCTCGGAGTATCGCGGACGCGACAACGACCGCGAGGTGCTGCGCTGGATCACCGATCGGGTGATGGCCGCCATCGTGGAGCTGTCCGGGCAGGAGTACGTCGACGTCTACGGCACGAGCGTGAAGTCGGGCAACTTCACTCCTGAGCAGCTCGCCGCCAAGGTGCAGGCCCGGCCCGGGATCGGCGCCCGCAAGCCGCCGATCGAGGTCCCCGGACCCGCCTCCCAGGGCTGA